From Echinicola soli, a single genomic window includes:
- a CDS encoding IS4 family transposase, with protein sequence MGKQRERSFFERNLTTRKSFSFSEDFLKLLKNNIENGLTRDRFRTTNKAFVRQRCLGFTDLIYFMLGLGKSSVQQELDDFFSDKLVSCSKGAFSQQRSKLNPKVFTWLNGKQCSFYYNKASHVRRWKGFRLIGIDGSTLQLPYSKELAKGFGQFETRTENGRKVVLARVSQAYDVLNQISIDAKIKHYRTSELSLCESHLPCLGQGDLLIRDRAYAAFWLMSSLVQQQKSFVIRVKANRRKQAKAFLASTQKQQLIEASPSKEAIYRCKERNISTEALKLRLVRVPIESGEDHILVTNLVDHKKYPVREIRELYRKRWPVEESFKLLKTRAELENLSGKTARAVLQDFNSIILRANLSNILSKTLTKKGGDYCNKKRKNTYQINRTQAYRKTKPILDQLNKGIDKIIGKISDYAFKLLLQLEIVRPNRSVPRIKRYSARPSNFITYKP encoded by the coding sequence TTGGGTAAGCAAAGGGAGCGTAGTTTTTTTGAAAGAAATCTGACAACGAGAAAGTCCTTTTCCTTTTCGGAGGACTTTTTAAAACTATTAAAAAACAATATAGAAAATGGATTGACACGAGACAGGTTCCGTACGACTAACAAAGCATTTGTTCGCCAGCGGTGTTTGGGGTTTACTGATCTTATCTACTTTATGTTAGGTTTAGGTAAATCCAGTGTTCAGCAAGAGCTGGATGATTTTTTTTCGGATAAATTGGTCAGCTGTTCCAAAGGAGCTTTCAGTCAGCAGCGATCCAAACTAAACCCCAAGGTGTTTACCTGGCTGAATGGAAAACAATGTTCTTTTTATTATAATAAAGCCAGCCATGTCCGTAGATGGAAAGGTTTTCGGCTTATAGGTATTGACGGCAGTACTCTGCAGCTTCCTTACAGTAAAGAACTGGCAAAAGGTTTTGGCCAGTTCGAAACCCGGACTGAAAACGGCAGAAAAGTAGTCCTGGCCCGTGTTTCCCAAGCCTACGATGTACTCAATCAAATCAGCATAGATGCCAAAATCAAGCATTACAGGACAAGTGAACTTTCTCTCTGTGAAAGTCACCTTCCCTGTCTGGGGCAGGGAGACCTGCTTATAAGGGATCGGGCCTATGCGGCCTTTTGGCTCATGTCCTCATTGGTTCAGCAACAAAAATCTTTTGTCATCAGGGTAAAGGCAAACAGGAGGAAACAGGCAAAGGCATTTTTAGCATCTACCCAAAAACAGCAGTTAATAGAGGCCTCCCCTTCCAAAGAGGCCATATACAGGTGTAAGGAAAGGAATATTTCTACTGAGGCACTCAAATTAAGACTGGTACGGGTACCGATTGAATCAGGAGAAGACCATATATTGGTAACCAACCTGGTTGACCATAAAAAGTACCCTGTCAGGGAAATCCGTGAGCTTTATAGGAAAAGATGGCCTGTTGAAGAGTCGTTCAAACTACTGAAAACCAGGGCGGAACTTGAAAACCTGAGCGGAAAGACGGCCAGGGCCGTTCTCCAAGATTTTAACAGCATCATTCTCAGGGCCAACTTGAGCAACATCCTCAGTAAAACACTTACCAAAAAAGGGGGTGACTACTGTAACAAAAAACGGAAAAATACTTATCAGATCAACAGAACCCAGGCTTATCGTAAAACCAAACCTATACTTGATCAACTGAACAAAGGGATCGACAAAATCATCGGAAAAATATCCGATTACGCTTTCAAACTATTGCTTCAGCTTGAAATAGTGCGGCCCAACAGGTCAGTTCCAAGAATAAAAAGGTATAGCGCTAGACCCAGCAATTTTATAACTTATAAACCTTAA
- the amaB gene encoding L-piperidine-6-carboxylate dehydrogenase yields MVGTFDTKTLLQDLGLNEVNKGTWTGVEYIDLKGEWLSSHSPVDGKEIGKIQMTTRESYEKVIEKAGKAFKVWRNVPAPQRGEVVRQIGIELRNKKDLLGKLVSYEMGKSYQEGLGEVQEMIDICDFAVGLSRQLYGLTMHSERPGHRMYEQWHPLGIVGVISAFNFPVAVWSWNTMIAWVCGDVCVWKPSEKTPLTSLACQVLAAEVFKKNGYPEGITSMLTGGATVGAFLTQDPRVALISATGSTNMGKAVGETVGGRLGKVLLELGGNNAIIITENADLDIAIRGALFGAVGTAGQRCTSTRRLIIHESVFEEVKDRLVAAYAKLTIGNPLDEKNIIGPLIDTAAVQNYLTAIERVKAEGGTELVAGGLLEGEDYSSGCYVTPSVFEAENHFQIVQKETFGPILYLVKYQEFEEAIAMQNNVPQGLSSAIMTTNMREAERYLSSEGSDCGISNVNIGTSGAEIGGAFGGEKETGGGRESGSDAWKAYMRRQTNTINYSTELPLAQGIKFDI; encoded by the coding sequence ATGGTAGGTACGTTTGACACGAAAACCCTTCTTCAAGACCTTGGACTCAACGAAGTAAACAAGGGTACTTGGACAGGAGTGGAATATATAGATCTCAAAGGGGAATGGCTCAGCAGTCACTCTCCTGTGGATGGTAAGGAGATAGGAAAGATTCAGATGACCACGCGCGAGTCCTATGAGAAAGTGATTGAAAAAGCCGGAAAAGCCTTCAAGGTTTGGCGGAATGTACCTGCTCCACAGCGCGGTGAAGTGGTACGCCAGATTGGAATAGAACTCCGGAACAAAAAGGATTTGTTGGGCAAACTGGTATCCTACGAAATGGGCAAATCCTACCAGGAGGGGCTCGGTGAAGTACAGGAGATGATTGATATCTGTGATTTTGCAGTAGGCCTTTCGCGCCAGCTTTATGGACTTACCATGCACTCTGAACGACCAGGTCACCGAATGTACGAGCAGTGGCATCCATTGGGAATTGTAGGAGTAATTTCAGCATTTAACTTTCCAGTGGCTGTTTGGTCCTGGAATACGATGATCGCTTGGGTATGTGGTGATGTATGTGTGTGGAAACCCTCTGAAAAAACGCCATTGACCTCTTTGGCCTGTCAGGTTTTGGCGGCGGAGGTTTTCAAGAAAAATGGCTATCCTGAAGGAATCACTTCTATGCTTACTGGAGGTGCCACGGTGGGGGCTTTTCTGACACAAGATCCCAGGGTAGCACTTATCTCAGCCACTGGGTCCACGAATATGGGCAAAGCAGTAGGGGAGACTGTTGGAGGTAGATTAGGAAAGGTGCTCTTGGAACTTGGCGGTAATAATGCCATTATCATCACTGAAAATGCCGATTTGGATATAGCGATCCGCGGTGCGCTCTTTGGAGCTGTGGGGACAGCTGGGCAACGATGTACTAGTACGCGGAGGCTCATCATCCATGAATCCGTATTCGAAGAAGTGAAAGATAGGTTAGTTGCTGCATATGCTAAACTTACGATCGGAAATCCATTGGATGAGAAAAACATCATTGGGCCGTTGATTGACACTGCTGCCGTTCAAAACTACCTTACTGCCATTGAAAGGGTGAAAGCAGAAGGTGGAACGGAATTGGTAGCTGGAGGTCTTCTGGAAGGGGAAGATTATTCCTCGGGATGCTATGTGACGCCAAGTGTCTTTGAAGCAGAAAACCATTTTCAAATTGTCCAAAAGGAGACTTTTGGGCCGATCTTGTATTTGGTCAAGTACCAGGAATTTGAAGAAGCCATTGCTATGCAAAACAACGTTCCCCAAGGACTTTCTTCTGCAATTATGACGACCAACATGCGCGAGGCAGAACGCTATCTTTCCAGTGAAGGCTCAGACTGTGGAATCTCCAATGTCAATATTGGAACATCCGGTGCTGAAATTGGAGGTGCTTTTGGAGGGGAAAAAGAAACTGGTGGAGGCAGAGAGTCTGGTTCAGATGCCTGGAAAGCTTACATGAGACGACAAACAAATACCATTAATTACAGCACTGAACTTCCTTTGGCCCAGGGTATAAAATTTGATATTTAA
- a CDS encoding HipA family kinase, whose translation MKTPNELRTVNVMRYILPLREGGSLPALAEADDGFNYVLKFRGAGQREKALIAELLGGEIARLLGFKVPELVFAELDVAFGRSEGDEEIQDLLKGSQGLNLALHFLSHAINYDPLAMPVDPLLASKIVWLDMLITNVDRTFRNTNMLMWNRELWLIDHGASFLFHHSWHHWERNAKGNFPIIQNHVLLPQASMLDEANEALKPLLTPEIFKQIVSLVPKNWLLAGGESEDPSELAGVYEGFLSLRHAHADQFTKEANHARKTLI comes from the coding sequence ATGAAAACACCAAACGAACTCCGTACTGTCAATGTAATGAGGTACATTTTGCCCCTTAGGGAAGGCGGCTCACTACCGGCCCTTGCCGAGGCGGATGATGGCTTTAATTACGTACTGAAATTCCGGGGCGCCGGCCAGCGGGAAAAAGCCCTCATTGCTGAACTTCTGGGTGGCGAGATCGCCAGGCTTTTGGGCTTTAAAGTACCCGAGTTGGTCTTTGCTGAACTCGATGTGGCATTTGGTCGATCGGAAGGAGATGAAGAAATTCAAGATTTGCTCAAAGGAAGCCAAGGGCTAAACCTGGCCCTCCACTTCTTATCCCATGCCATCAATTACGATCCCTTGGCCATGCCCGTAGACCCGCTATTGGCCTCAAAAATAGTATGGCTGGACATGCTGATCACCAATGTGGACAGGACCTTTCGCAACACCAATATGCTGATGTGGAACCGTGAGTTGTGGCTCATCGACCATGGGGCATCCTTTCTCTTTCACCACAGTTGGCACCATTGGGAGCGAAATGCCAAGGGCAACTTTCCTATCATCCAAAACCATGTCCTTCTGCCGCAAGCCAGCATGTTGGACGAGGCCAATGAAGCGCTTAAACCGCTCCTGACACCAGAAATATTCAAGCAGATCGTCTCGCTTGTACCCAAAAACTGGCTGCTTGCAGGAGGAGAGAGCGAAGATCCCTCGGAGCTGGCCGGTGTTTACGAAGGTTTTCTAAGCCTTCGACATGCCCACGCAGATCAATTTACCAAAGAAGCCAACCATGCAAGGAAAACACTTATATGA
- a CDS encoding DUF3037 domain-containing protein: MQGKHLYDYALIRVVPRVEREEFINVGVIISGTKSGFLRGKLHLDQAKLLALDPEADVQMIKENLASFEKICNGSQGPIATMDKASRFRWLTAVRSSVIQTSRPHSGFSDDLDNTLERIFKEYVL; the protein is encoded by the coding sequence ATGCAAGGAAAACACTTATATGATTACGCCCTTATCAGGGTGGTCCCACGGGTGGAAAGAGAGGAATTTATAAATGTCGGAGTGATTATCTCCGGTACAAAAAGCGGTTTTTTACGTGGAAAACTTCACCTCGATCAGGCTAAGCTGCTCGCGCTGGACCCAGAGGCAGATGTACAAATGATCAAGGAGAACTTGGCTTCCTTTGAAAAAATATGTAATGGAAGCCAAGGGCCAATCGCCACCATGGACAAGGCTTCCCGCTTTCGATGGCTTACGGCCGTGCGAAGCTCGGTCATTCAAACCTCCCGTCCACACTCCGGCTTTAGTGATGATCTCGACAATACCTTAGAGCGCATATTTAAGGAGTATGTCCTTTGA
- a CDS encoding TolC family protein: MIKRIIYISLGAAIISLAVTSCKTPSVVEKTPNTAVPESFDSSSDATNTVRLPWQKFFTDPYLNALIDTALGNNQELNIILQEIAVSKNEIKVKKGEYLPSVDIRAGAGVDKVGRYTSRGASEATTEIEPGRKMPEPLPDFMVGAFASWEADIWGKLHNAKRAAVTRYLSSVEGKNFMVTNLIAEIANSYYELLALDNQLAIVKRNIKIQSDALAIVNLQKSAAKVTELAVKKFEAEVFHTKSLQYDIQQEITEAENKINFLVGRFPQPVLRDSEAFIDLVPKQVQAGLPAQLLDNRPDIRQAEMELAAAKLDVKVAKARFYPSLGISAGIGFQAFNPSYLIKTPESLLYSLAGDLAAPLINRNEIKATYKSANSKQIQAVYKYEKTILNAYVEVANQLAKIKNLEKSYGLKEKEVQVLTTSINIAGDLFKSARADYMEVLLTQRDALESKFDLVETKMQQMNAFVNMYQALGGGWN; encoded by the coding sequence ATGATTAAGAGAATAATATATATATCGCTGGGAGCGGCCATTATCTCACTGGCCGTGACGTCGTGCAAGACTCCCTCAGTAGTAGAAAAAACGCCTAATACGGCAGTTCCGGAGAGCTTTGACAGCTCTTCGGATGCTACCAATACGGTGAGACTGCCATGGCAAAAGTTCTTTACGGACCCTTACCTGAATGCATTGATCGATACAGCACTGGGCAATAACCAGGAGCTGAACATTATCTTGCAGGAAATCGCCGTGTCCAAAAATGAAATCAAAGTAAAAAAAGGGGAATACCTACCTTCTGTGGACATCAGAGCGGGTGCTGGCGTGGATAAAGTGGGCCGGTACACTAGCCGTGGTGCCAGTGAGGCGACCACGGAAATAGAGCCAGGAAGGAAAATGCCCGAGCCGCTGCCTGATTTTATGGTTGGAGCCTTTGCTTCGTGGGAAGCGGATATCTGGGGCAAGCTGCACAATGCCAAAAGAGCTGCCGTGACCAGGTACCTTTCTTCGGTAGAAGGAAAAAATTTCATGGTGACCAACCTGATTGCCGAAATTGCCAATTCCTACTATGAACTCCTGGCATTGGACAATCAGCTGGCCATCGTGAAAAGAAATATTAAAATCCAAAGCGATGCCTTGGCGATTGTCAATCTTCAGAAAAGTGCTGCTAAGGTAACCGAGCTAGCTGTGAAGAAGTTTGAAGCAGAGGTTTTTCATACCAAAAGCTTGCAATATGATATCCAGCAGGAAATTACAGAGGCTGAGAATAAGATCAATTTCCTCGTGGGAAGGTTTCCGCAGCCTGTCCTTCGGGATTCGGAGGCTTTTATAGACTTGGTGCCGAAGCAGGTGCAAGCAGGGCTTCCCGCCCAGTTGCTGGATAACAGGCCGGATATTCGTCAGGCCGAAATGGAGCTAGCCGCAGCCAAACTGGATGTAAAAGTGGCCAAAGCAAGGTTTTATCCGTCTTTGGGTATTTCTGCAGGAATCGGTTTTCAAGCATTCAATCCGTCCTACCTGATCAAGACACCGGAATCCTTGCTGTACTCATTGGCAGGGGACTTGGCAGCGCCATTGATCAACAGAAATGAGATCAAGGCAACGTATAAAAGTGCCAATTCCAAGCAGATTCAGGCTGTTTATAAGTATGAAAAAACCATTCTGAATGCCTACGTGGAGGTAGCCAACCAACTGGCCAAGATTAAGAACTTGGAAAAAAGTTATGGGCTGAAAGAAAAGGAAGTGCAGGTCCTGACTACCTCTATCAATATAGCGGGAGATCTCTTCAAATCAGCAAGGGCGGATTACATGGAAGTGCTGTTGACCCAGCGCGATGCCTTGGAGTCCAAGTTTGACCTGGTAGAGACCAAAATGCAGCAAATGAACGCCTTTGTGAATATGTACCAAGCCCTCGGTGGAGGCTGGAATTAA
- a CDS encoding efflux RND transporter permease subunit, translating to MFQKFIHRPVFAIVISVIIVFVGTLAIKKLPISQFPQIAPTSVNVFIAYPGASADVLVKSTLITLENSINGAQGMRYMATDATSAGEATLRVIFEPGTDPNQAVIRVKTRVDRVMPLLPELVQREGVVITPIQPSMLMYVNLYGSDEKMDEKFLYNYANVHMIPEINRIKGVANAQILGSRRYAMRIWLNPDRMRAYDISVEEVMEALQEQSIVGRPGRLGRSSGIEAQSLEYVLTYKGRYNEPEQYENVIIRANAEGESIHLKDIGKVELGSEFFDIYSNLDGHPSAAIVLKQNYGSNASEVIETVKEKLTEMKANFPPGVDYKISYDVSNFLDASIEQVIHTLRDAFILVALVVFVFLGDWRSTLIPILAVPVSLIGAFFVIQFFGLSINLVTLFALVLAIGIVVDDAIVVVEAVHAKMEDFPHLTPYQAVKRVLGEISGAIIAITMVMVSVFLPISFMSGPVGTFYRQFSITMASSIVISALIALTLTPVLCAMLLKNHHGKEKNGNILTKSLDKFNSGFDKLTGRYVALLKRMVSRRWLTFGILIAFCAGIYLESQILPSGFIPSEDQGTIYAIIQTPPGATLERTNKVSKELQKICEEIEGVESVSSLAGYEIMTEGRGSNAGTCLINLKKWSDRKHTVKEIMEELEEESKGLGAVIEFFEPPAIPGFGSSGGFSMRLLDKTTDTDYQDFDKINKQFMDDLGKRKELTGLFTFFAANYPQYELVMDNELAMQKGVSIGKAMENLNIMIGSTYEQGFIKFGRFFKVYVQSDPKFRRLPSDILNLYVKNEEGEMVPYSAFMTLKKTQGPNEVTRFNMYNSAAIRGLPAKGYTTADAIAAIREVAAQTLPQGYDIAWEGLSYDESNRGNESLYVFLVVLVFVYFVLAAQYESFIIPLAVVTSLPVGVFGSFLLLKMMGLDNDIYAQIGLIMLIGLLGKNAVLIVEFAVQKRQQGSTILEAAIEGAKVRFRPILMTSFAFIAGLIPLIIATGAGAIGNRTIGASALGGMLFGTIFGVIIVPGLYYIFGKLADGRHLIKDEDEVPLTEEYNYND from the coding sequence ATGTTTCAAAAATTCATTCATAGGCCGGTATTCGCTATCGTGATATCGGTCATTATCGTCTTTGTAGGTACATTGGCCATTAAGAAATTGCCCATTTCTCAATTTCCACAAATTGCACCTACTTCTGTAAACGTATTTATCGCTTATCCAGGTGCCAGTGCAGACGTGCTGGTGAAGTCAACACTGATTACGCTCGAAAACTCCATTAATGGTGCCCAAGGAATGCGGTACATGGCTACTGATGCTACGAGTGCCGGTGAGGCAACCCTTCGTGTGATCTTTGAACCGGGTACGGATCCCAATCAGGCTGTCATCCGGGTCAAAACCCGCGTAGACCGCGTCATGCCCCTGTTACCGGAGCTGGTGCAGCGGGAGGGGGTGGTTATTACTCCCATCCAGCCCAGTATGTTGATGTATGTCAACTTATATGGGTCGGATGAAAAAATGGATGAGAAATTTCTCTACAATTACGCCAATGTCCACATGATCCCCGAGATCAACCGGATCAAGGGGGTGGCAAATGCGCAGATTTTGGGTAGCCGTCGTTACGCCATGCGTATCTGGCTAAATCCTGATCGAATGAGGGCGTACGATATTTCCGTGGAGGAAGTAATGGAAGCGCTCCAAGAGCAAAGTATCGTAGGCCGCCCAGGTAGGCTGGGGAGAAGTTCGGGCATCGAAGCCCAGTCGCTGGAGTATGTATTGACCTATAAAGGCAGGTATAATGAGCCCGAGCAATATGAAAATGTCATCATACGAGCCAATGCAGAGGGGGAAAGTATCCACCTGAAGGATATCGGCAAGGTGGAGCTGGGAAGCGAGTTTTTTGATATTTACTCCAATTTGGACGGCCACCCGTCTGCGGCCATTGTGCTAAAGCAAAATTATGGTAGTAACGCCAGTGAGGTGATCGAAACGGTAAAGGAAAAGCTGACGGAGATGAAGGCCAATTTCCCTCCCGGAGTAGATTACAAGATCAGTTATGATGTTTCCAATTTCTTGGATGCCTCCATTGAGCAGGTAATCCATACCCTAAGGGATGCCTTCATTTTGGTGGCCTTGGTGGTGTTTGTCTTCCTTGGCGATTGGCGGTCCACCTTAATTCCTATTTTGGCTGTTCCGGTATCCCTAATTGGGGCTTTCTTCGTCATCCAGTTTTTTGGACTTTCAATCAACTTAGTGACGCTTTTTGCGCTGGTACTGGCCATCGGTATTGTCGTCGATGATGCCATTGTGGTGGTGGAAGCGGTGCACGCCAAGATGGAGGATTTCCCTCATCTTACACCTTACCAAGCGGTAAAAAGGGTGCTTGGAGAGATCAGTGGAGCCATTATCGCGATTACCATGGTAATGGTGTCGGTGTTCTTGCCGATTTCCTTTATGAGTGGTCCTGTCGGTACGTTCTATCGACAGTTCTCCATTACGATGGCGAGTTCTATCGTCATTTCGGCACTGATCGCCCTGACGCTTACACCGGTACTTTGTGCCATGCTGCTGAAAAACCATCATGGCAAAGAGAAAAATGGCAATATCCTCACCAAATCATTGGACAAGTTCAACAGCGGATTTGACAAGCTGACTGGCAGGTACGTGGCCTTGCTAAAACGAATGGTGAGTAGAAGGTGGTTGACATTCGGTATTTTGATCGCTTTCTGTGCGGGGATTTACTTAGAAAGCCAAATCCTGCCATCCGGGTTTATCCCAAGTGAAGATCAAGGTACCATCTATGCCATCATCCAGACGCCTCCCGGTGCTACCTTGGAACGAACCAATAAAGTGTCCAAAGAGCTTCAGAAAATCTGTGAAGAGATCGAGGGAGTGGAGTCAGTATCTTCCTTGGCGGGGTATGAGATCATGACAGAGGGGCGTGGTTCCAATGCAGGTACTTGTCTGATCAACTTGAAAAAATGGTCTGACCGCAAGCATACCGTAAAAGAAATCATGGAAGAGCTGGAAGAAGAATCCAAAGGGCTGGGAGCCGTCATCGAATTCTTTGAGCCACCGGCCATTCCAGGCTTTGGTTCTTCCGGTGGCTTTTCTATGCGATTGCTTGATAAAACAACCGATACAGACTATCAGGATTTTGACAAGATCAACAAGCAGTTCATGGATGACCTTGGCAAGCGCAAAGAGCTAACAGGCTTATTTACCTTCTTTGCTGCCAACTATCCACAATACGAACTGGTGATGGACAATGAACTGGCCATGCAGAAAGGGGTTTCTATCGGAAAAGCCATGGAAAACCTCAATATTATGATCGGTAGTACCTATGAGCAAGGATTTATCAAGTTTGGGAGGTTCTTTAAAGTCTATGTTCAGTCTGATCCTAAGTTCAGGAGGCTTCCTTCGGATATATTGAACCTGTATGTCAAAAATGAAGAGGGAGAAATGGTGCCGTATTCGGCCTTTATGACACTGAAGAAAACACAGGGACCCAACGAAGTGACGCGTTTCAATATGTACAATTCCGCGGCCATTAGAGGACTTCCGGCCAAAGGCTATACGACAGCTGATGCCATCGCCGCCATCCGTGAAGTGGCAGCCCAGACATTGCCCCAGGGATATGACATCGCCTGGGAGGGGCTTTCTTACGATGAATCCAACAGGGGAAATGAATCCTTGTATGTTTTCTTAGTGGTGTTGGTGTTTGTGTACTTCGTACTGGCTGCGCAATATGAAAGTTTCATTATTCCATTGGCAGTAGTGACATCGTTGCCTGTTGGGGTGTTTGGTTCATTCCTGTTGCTGAAAATGATGGGCTTGGATAATGATATTTATGCCCAGATTGGCTTGATTATGCTTATTGGTCTTTTGGGTAAAAATGCCGTATTGATCGTGGAGTTTGCCGTGCAGAAACGCCAGCAGGGATCTACGATCCTGGAAGCTGCCATAGAGGGTGCAAAAGTACGTTTTCGTCCTATTTTGATGACTTCTTTTGCCTTTATCGCAGGGCTGATTCCATTGATTATAGCGACGGGAGCTGGTGCGATCGGTAACCGGACCATTGGAGCCTCGGCATTGGGCGGCATGCTGTTCGGTACCATCTTCGGGGTGATTATCGTACCAGGCCTGTATTACATATTTGGCAAGTTGGCAGATGGTCGTCACCTGATAAAAGACGAAGACGAAGTTCCTTTAACTGAAGAATACAATTACAATGATTAA
- a CDS encoding efflux RND transporter periplasmic adaptor subunit: MRTSILMLMGLCALLLHTSCDSHGEEKKEEVYRLQVTNPVRMDTTITEDYVCQIHSINHIEVRAQERGYLEKIYVDEGQFVKKGQLLFKIMPKLYQAELQRAKAEVNFAEIEYQNTKSLADRDVVAPNELAMAKAKLDKANAERALAQAHFDFTEIRAPFDGIIDRFHVRVGSLIDEGELLTNLSDNGRMWVYYNVPEAEYLDYMTSLKKDSSVTMVNLLMANNKVFGHPGKVETIEADFNHETGNIPFRATFPNPNGLLRHGETGNIQMAVPFKNAMIIPQKTTFEVLDKRYVYVLDEGNRLHSREIKVAAEMPHLYVIQDGLEENDKVLLEGLRLVRENDEIHPDIVSPEEAMSSLGLYAE, from the coding sequence ATGAGAACGAGTATCCTCATGTTAATGGGCTTGTGTGCCTTATTGCTGCATACGAGCTGTGACTCCCATGGAGAGGAAAAGAAAGAAGAGGTTTACAGGCTGCAAGTCACCAATCCAGTCCGGATGGATACGACCATCACCGAGGATTATGTATGCCAGATACACTCCATCAACCACATAGAAGTGCGTGCCCAAGAGCGTGGCTATCTGGAAAAAATCTATGTGGACGAGGGACAGTTTGTGAAAAAAGGACAACTCCTCTTTAAGATTATGCCCAAGCTTTATCAGGCGGAACTTCAACGTGCAAAAGCAGAGGTGAATTTTGCAGAGATAGAGTACCAAAACACCAAATCCCTAGCGGATAGGGATGTCGTAGCGCCAAATGAACTGGCCATGGCCAAAGCCAAGCTTGACAAGGCGAATGCAGAGCGGGCCTTGGCACAGGCTCATTTCGATTTTACTGAAATCCGTGCGCCCTTTGATGGGATCATCGACCGGTTTCATGTACGGGTAGGTAGTTTGATTGATGAGGGGGAATTGCTTACAAACTTGTCCGATAACGGCAGAATGTGGGTGTACTACAATGTACCCGAAGCGGAATACCTGGATTATATGACCAGTCTAAAAAAAGACAGCTCTGTTACCATGGTAAACCTGCTGATGGCCAATAACAAAGTGTTTGGCCATCCCGGGAAAGTCGAAACGATCGAGGCGGACTTTAATCACGAAACGGGAAACATCCCTTTCAGGGCTACTTTCCCTAACCCTAATGGACTTCTAAGACATGGCGAAACAGGTAACATCCAAATGGCTGTGCCTTTCAAAAATGCCATGATCATTCCACAGAAAACCACTTTTGAGGTGCTGGATAAACGATACGTCTACGTTTTGGACGAAGGAAACAGACTGCATTCCAGGGAGATTAAAGTGGCTGCAGAAATGCCCCATTTATATGTGATCCAAGATGGTTTGGAGGAAAATGACAAGGTACTCTTGGAGGGCTTGCGACTAGTGAGGGAAAACGATGAGATCCATCCGGATATCGTGTCCCCGGAAGAAGCGATGTCCAGCTTAGGCCTTTATGCGGAATAA